In the genome of Streptomyces sp. NBC_00190, one region contains:
- a CDS encoding GNAT family N-acetyltransferase, whose product MSNDYVIRAVRGDEWEKVKELRLAALRDPAAAVAFLETEENALAQDDAYWQQRAAGAAEGRGARQLVAEAGDGRWVGSVTVLIEAQGSSDFFGEVVEQQQGHVVGVFVRPEQRGSGLVERLFDAALEWAWSLEEPVTERVRLFVHEDNARAEAFYRRYGFEASGLLIPLETGAKEREYVFAKPDGPVAGA is encoded by the coding sequence ATGAGCAATGACTACGTGATCAGGGCCGTACGGGGCGACGAGTGGGAGAAGGTCAAGGAGCTGCGGTTGGCCGCCTTGAGGGATCCGGCCGCGGCCGTGGCCTTTCTCGAAACGGAGGAGAACGCGCTCGCCCAGGACGACGCGTACTGGCAGCAGCGTGCCGCGGGGGCTGCCGAGGGGCGCGGTGCCAGGCAGCTCGTCGCCGAGGCGGGCGACGGGCGGTGGGTCGGGTCCGTGACCGTACTCATCGAGGCGCAGGGCAGTAGCGACTTCTTCGGGGAGGTCGTCGAGCAGCAGCAGGGCCACGTGGTCGGGGTGTTCGTACGGCCCGAGCAGCGGGGCAGCGGGCTCGTGGAGAGGCTGTTCGATGCCGCGCTGGAGTGGGCTTGGTCGCTGGAGGAGCCGGTGACCGAGCGGGTGCGGCTGTTCGTGCACGAGGACAACGCGAGGGCCGAGGCCTTCTACCGGCGGTACGGGTTCGAAGCGAGCGGTCTGCTGATACCGCTGGAGACCGGCGCGAAGGAGCGGGAATACGTCTTCGCGAAGCCGGACGGACCCGTCGCGGGCGCATGA
- a CDS encoding GNAT family N-acetyltransferase yields the protein MRGQEPVGLESPATAVGSALVLRPWCREDVGALVEAYRDPTLRRWTSEPVDSEAEGLHWVQARQQGRLAGDSFAFAVHEMHPEQASRKLAGHVVLKRVTPDGPSAEVGYWTAAHARGRGVASRALEALTTWAFDAFRAEGLARIELLHQVDNLASCGVARKSHYEYAATLPAAPPLYPLDGHLHVRLDPRAPGPAPF from the coding sequence ATGAGGGGCCAGGAGCCCGTGGGGCTTGAGTCGCCGGCGACGGCTGTTGGGAGCGCGCTGGTTCTCCGACCGTGGTGTAGGGAGGATGTCGGCGCCCTCGTCGAGGCGTACCGGGATCCGACGCTTCGCCGGTGGACGAGCGAACCGGTCGACAGCGAGGCCGAGGGGCTGCACTGGGTGCAGGCCCGGCAACAGGGACGGCTGGCGGGGGACTCGTTCGCCTTCGCCGTCCACGAAATGCACCCGGAGCAGGCTTCGCGGAAGTTGGCTGGCCACGTGGTCCTCAAGCGAGTGACGCCGGACGGGCCGTCCGCCGAGGTCGGGTACTGGACGGCGGCGCACGCCCGGGGACGGGGCGTGGCCTCCCGAGCCCTGGAGGCTCTCACCACCTGGGCCTTCGATGCGTTCCGGGCCGAGGGCCTGGCACGCATCGAACTCCTGCACCAGGTGGACAACCTCGCATCCTGCGGCGTGGCACGGAAGAGCCACTACGAGTACGCCGCGACCCTGCCGGCGGCGCCACCCCTGTACCCCCTCGACGGCCATCTGCACGTACGCCTCGACCCGCGGGCCCCTGGTCCGGCCCCGTTTTGA
- a CDS encoding MerR family transcriptional regulator has protein sequence MDGAPLYRIGDLARLTGVTVKTIRFYSDHGLVVPVGRSPGGYRLYDLDAVARLDLVRSLRELGLDLETVGKVIDRELLLPGVAAAHAEALDVQIRILRMRRAVLTAVAQRGSTPEEMHLLHKLARLSEEERQRLVGGFLEAVFGDLEADASRAGITRSMTPELPDDPEAEQVQAWVELAELAQDPDFRATVRRMAEDQAAERGPGEATVPKRDLAATVCGEVAPAVAARIGPTSSRGAEIASTLTAHYARLLGLPDDMELRGRLVSRLERMNDPRREQYFRLLAVINGWEAPESLTPVLDWAVQAVQAVRAGMPR, from the coding sequence ATGGACGGCGCACCCCTCTATCGGATCGGCGACCTGGCTCGGCTCACCGGTGTCACGGTCAAAACCATCCGGTTCTACTCCGACCACGGACTCGTGGTGCCCGTCGGCCGTAGTCCTGGCGGCTACCGCCTCTACGACCTCGACGCCGTGGCACGCCTTGACCTCGTACGGTCCCTCCGTGAGCTCGGGCTCGACCTGGAGACCGTCGGGAAGGTGATCGACCGGGAGCTGCTGCTTCCCGGTGTCGCCGCGGCGCACGCCGAGGCCCTCGACGTCCAGATACGCATCCTGCGGATGCGGCGTGCCGTGCTGACGGCAGTGGCGCAGCGCGGATCCACCCCTGAGGAGATGCATCTCTTGCACAAGCTGGCCAGGTTGTCGGAGGAGGAACGCCAGAGGCTGGTCGGCGGGTTCCTGGAGGCCGTCTTCGGCGATCTGGAAGCGGACGCCTCGCGGGCGGGGATCACGCGCTCCATGACTCCGGAGCTGCCAGACGATCCGGAGGCGGAACAGGTCCAGGCGTGGGTGGAGCTGGCCGAGCTCGCGCAGGATCCGGACTTCCGCGCGACGGTGCGGCGCATGGCGGAGGACCAGGCTGCCGAGCGCGGCCCGGGCGAGGCCACGGTGCCGAAACGGGATCTCGCCGCGACGGTCTGCGGCGAGGTCGCCCCAGCCGTGGCAGCCCGCATCGGGCCGACATCGTCCCGGGGAGCGGAGATCGCGTCCACGCTCACAGCCCATTACGCGCGACTCCTCGGCCTGCCGGACGACATGGAGCTCCGCGGCCGGCTGGTGAGCAGGCTGGAGAGGATGAACGATCCGCGTAGAGAGCAGTACTTCCGGCTGCTGGCCGTGATCAACGGCTGGGAGGCGCCGGAGAGTCTGACGCCGGTCCTCGACTGGGCGGTCCAGGCCGTCCAGGCCGTCCGTGCCGGGATGCCTCGATGA
- a CDS encoding MarR family winged helix-turn-helix transcriptional regulator: protein MGDTPDGTTPVHEPSLDEQIAVYQREFQDLDPQVEKVVSALSRLNRRMNVAYGRQTAALGISNAEWEVLKALVISGAPYRMGPSELAKQLGLTPAAMTHRIDRMTAEGLVTRERDESNRVRVIVELTDEGRSKWLDAMRAATVFEEDLLQDLSTAERGVLGDMLTRLLDRVEDLQSPS from the coding sequence ATGGGTGACACCCCCGACGGCACTACGCCCGTCCACGAACCGAGCCTCGATGAGCAGATCGCCGTCTATCAGCGCGAGTTCCAGGACCTCGACCCGCAGGTCGAGAAGGTGGTGTCGGCGCTGAGCCGCCTGAACCGCCGCATGAACGTCGCGTACGGACGCCAGACCGCGGCCCTGGGCATCAGCAACGCGGAGTGGGAGGTCCTCAAGGCCCTCGTCATCTCCGGAGCCCCGTACCGGATGGGCCCGAGCGAACTCGCGAAGCAGCTGGGCCTCACGCCGGCGGCGATGACCCACCGGATCGACCGCATGACGGCGGAAGGACTGGTCACCCGCGAGCGCGACGAGTCCAACCGGGTCCGCGTGATCGTGGAGCTCACCGACGAGGGCCGCAGCAAGTGGCTAGACGCGATGCGCGCGGCCACGGTCTTCGAGGAGGACCTCCTCCAGGACCTCTCCACAGCGGAGCGCGGGGTGCTGGGCGACATGCTGACGCGGCTGCTGGACCGCGTGGAAGACCTCCAGTCCCCTAGCTGA
- a CDS encoding MFS transporter: MGAAMRRIQAGNALTAFGIGFTVPFLYIYVAQVRGLGSMAATTAFVAFALGALVALPLTGRVIDRRGPVPVVIGAAVAASVGALSLGLSTGIVPILLSALTLGAGQAVMQPALATMIVWCSTPSTRTRAFAMQFFMQNLGLGIGGLIGGQIVDESRPGSFSLLFGIEAVMFLVLAGIILTVRLPRVPSIKDAVPKDPSQAGGGAWKRLLRHKAMVQLCVLGFVLFFACYGQFESGLAAFGTEAAGISPSTLGFALAANTGAIVVAQFVVLRLVEKRRRSRVIALVGLIWTVAWVIAGFSGLGHGSAMMAAAAFITTYALFGIGEAMLSPTLAPLVADLAPEGSVGQYNSAFALVKQMALALGPLGVPLGAGVPMLYIGTFLLVSLGISWLALRLGKQLSPVQDNPSSVSRVVAQGPAAASAKVSEPVGV, encoded by the coding sequence ATGGGCGCTGCGATGCGGCGGATCCAGGCCGGGAACGCGCTGACCGCGTTCGGCATCGGTTTCACGGTTCCGTTCCTCTACATCTATGTGGCGCAGGTGCGAGGTCTGGGCTCCATGGCCGCCACGACTGCGTTCGTGGCGTTCGCCCTGGGGGCCCTTGTCGCGTTGCCCCTCACCGGTCGGGTCATCGACCGACGTGGTCCGGTCCCCGTGGTCATCGGTGCGGCCGTCGCCGCTTCGGTGGGCGCGCTCTCCCTCGGGCTCTCCACCGGCATCGTGCCGATCCTGCTGTCGGCCCTGACGCTCGGCGCCGGGCAGGCCGTGATGCAGCCGGCCCTCGCCACGATGATCGTGTGGTGCTCCACGCCGTCCACCCGGACGCGTGCCTTCGCCATGCAGTTCTTCATGCAGAACCTGGGCCTGGGCATCGGCGGTCTCATCGGCGGCCAGATCGTCGACGAGAGCCGGCCCGGCAGCTTCTCCCTGCTGTTCGGCATCGAGGCCGTGATGTTCCTGGTGCTGGCGGGGATCATCCTCACCGTGCGCCTGCCGCGCGTGCCGAGCATCAAGGACGCCGTACCGAAGGACCCGTCCCAGGCCGGCGGCGGCGCGTGGAAGCGGCTGCTGCGGCACAAGGCCATGGTGCAGTTGTGCGTCCTGGGCTTCGTCCTCTTCTTCGCCTGCTACGGACAGTTCGAGTCGGGTCTGGCCGCCTTCGGTACCGAGGCCGCCGGGATCTCCCCCTCGACGCTGGGCTTCGCACTCGCCGCCAACACCGGTGCGATCGTCGTGGCGCAGTTCGTCGTGCTGAGGCTGGTCGAGAAGCGCCGCCGGTCCCGGGTGATCGCGCTGGTCGGGCTGATCTGGACCGTGGCGTGGGTCATCGCCGGGTTCTCGGGGCTGGGGCACGGCAGCGCGATGATGGCCGCCGCCGCGTTCATCACCACGTACGCGCTCTTCGGCATCGGCGAGGCCATGCTGTCGCCGACCCTGGCACCGCTGGTGGCAGACCTGGCTCCGGAGGGCTCCGTGGGCCAGTACAACTCGGCCTTCGCGCTGGTCAAGCAGATGGCGCTGGCGCTGGGGCCGCTCGGAGTACCGCTGGGTGCGGGCGTTCCGATGCTCTACATCGGGACCTTCCTGCTCGTGTCGCTCGGTATCTCCTGGCTCGCGCTGCGGCTCGGCAAGCAGCTGAGCCCGGTGCAGGACAACCCGTCGTCGGTGAGCAGGGTCGTGGCCCAGGGGCCTGCGGCCGCGTCGGCCAAGGTCTCCGAGCCCGTGGGCGTGTAA
- a CDS encoding ATP-binding SpoIIE family protein phosphatase — protein sequence MNFTRWSARFPGTQRRAAARTEHAAAQAKRGEGSVPAARGGRADPGTERPAPAADGSPADPTVCGTGSGSGTTPAVAPVPRTGVVAALPTPDELSVREVLGRLPALVALVHGPEHRVAYVNDAYTAGFGARTPGDPAHEALPELGELGLLPLLDQVQRSGRPRTAKNRTTPGGTSSYTVTCTPVEFPRSAPGRDPDPDPDHTGILIHLADVTDHAEAVERLRASERRQREAAVTLQRSLLPQELEQPDDLRVAATYQPGGTEAAVGGDWYDVITLGAGRTALVIGDVMGRGVRAAAVMGQLRTAVRAYARLDLPPHEVLQLLDGLAAEIDASQIATCVYAVHDPNEGLLAYASAGHLPILVRDEDGTVRRAADPTGPPLGTGGWLHTSGTIALGPGSTAVLYTDGLVERRGEDIDEGVAALERALSGAQGTPAVICDRLMRALGVDADHDDDVAVMVLQQPARTGADAELFHNAALELLGGIEAAPRARAFAQGVLASWRFPVELCDLGVLAASELVANSLQHGTPPMRLRLRRTDRRLIIEVTDGDDHLPRRRRAEPADETGRGISIVATIASSWGSRRTPGGGKAVWCEFALPEK from the coding sequence GTGAACTTCACGCGCTGGAGCGCCCGGTTTCCCGGAACGCAGCGCCGCGCCGCCGCCCGGACCGAACACGCCGCCGCCCAGGCCAAGCGGGGTGAAGGCTCCGTCCCGGCAGCCCGCGGCGGCCGCGCCGACCCCGGAACCGAGCGGCCCGCGCCCGCCGCGGACGGCAGCCCCGCCGACCCCACGGTCTGCGGCACCGGCAGCGGATCCGGCACCACCCCGGCCGTCGCCCCCGTGCCGCGTACGGGCGTCGTCGCCGCGTTGCCCACCCCCGACGAGCTCTCCGTGCGCGAGGTCCTCGGCCGGCTGCCGGCCCTGGTCGCCCTCGTCCACGGACCCGAGCACCGCGTCGCCTACGTCAACGACGCCTACACCGCCGGCTTCGGTGCCCGCACGCCCGGCGACCCCGCCCACGAGGCCCTTCCCGAGCTCGGCGAGCTCGGCCTGCTCCCCCTCCTCGACCAGGTCCAGCGCAGTGGCCGGCCCCGTACCGCCAAGAACCGCACGACACCCGGCGGCACCAGCTCGTACACCGTCACCTGCACCCCGGTGGAGTTCCCCCGGTCGGCCCCCGGGCGGGACCCCGACCCGGACCCCGACCACACCGGGATCCTGATCCACCTCGCCGACGTCACCGACCACGCCGAGGCCGTCGAACGCCTGCGCGCGAGCGAGCGCCGTCAGCGCGAGGCCGCCGTCACCCTCCAGCGCTCCCTCCTCCCGCAGGAACTCGAACAGCCCGACGACCTGCGCGTCGCCGCCACTTACCAGCCCGGCGGCACCGAGGCGGCCGTCGGCGGCGACTGGTACGACGTCATCACCCTCGGCGCCGGCCGCACCGCCCTCGTCATCGGCGACGTCATGGGCCGCGGGGTCCGCGCCGCCGCCGTCATGGGCCAGCTCCGTACGGCCGTCCGCGCGTACGCGCGCCTCGACCTGCCCCCGCACGAGGTGCTCCAGCTCCTCGACGGCCTCGCCGCCGAGATCGACGCCAGCCAGATCGCCACCTGCGTCTACGCCGTCCACGACCCCAACGAGGGCCTGCTCGCGTACGCCTCCGCCGGCCACCTCCCGATCCTGGTCCGCGACGAGGACGGCACCGTCCGCAGAGCCGCCGACCCCACCGGCCCGCCGCTCGGCACCGGCGGCTGGCTCCACACCTCCGGCACCATCGCCCTGGGCCCCGGCTCCACCGCCGTCCTCTACACCGACGGCCTGGTCGAGCGCCGCGGCGAGGACATCGACGAAGGCGTCGCCGCCCTGGAGCGCGCCCTCTCCGGTGCCCAGGGCACCCCGGCCGTCATCTGCGACCGCCTGATGCGCGCCCTCGGCGTGGACGCCGACCACGACGACGACGTCGCCGTGATGGTCCTCCAGCAGCCCGCCCGCACCGGCGCCGACGCCGAGCTCTTCCACAACGCCGCCCTGGAACTCCTCGGTGGCATCGAGGCCGCCCCGCGCGCCCGCGCCTTCGCCCAGGGAGTCCTCGCCTCCTGGCGCTTCCCGGTCGAGCTGTGCGACCTCGGCGTACTGGCCGCGAGCGAGCTCGTCGCGAACTCCCTCCAGCACGGCACCCCGCCCATGCGCCTGCGGCTGCGCCGCACCGACCGCCGACTGATCATCGAGGTCACCGACGGGGACGACCACCTCCCGCGCCGCCGCCGCGCCGAACCGGCCGACGAGACCGGCCGCGGCATCTCGATCGTCGCCACCATCGCCTCGTCCTGGGGCTCCCGCCGCACGCCGGGCGGCGGCAAGGCCGTGTGGTGCGAGTTCGCGCTGCCGGAGAAGTAG
- a CDS encoding NAD(P)/FAD-dependent oxidoreductase, with amino-acid sequence MVKAANSRGTDPGTPPRTRILVVGGGYVGMYTSLRLQRKLRADEAEVTVVTPEPYMTYQPFLPEAAAGSISPRHVVVPLRRVLGKCRIVIGEAQRIDHAKRTATVTTLATEEEGAGPVEIEYDELVLAPGSISRTLPIPGLADYAIGFKTVEEAIGLRNHVIEQMDIASSTRDPAIRDAALTFVFVGGGYAGVEALAELEDMARYAARYYHNVKAEDMKWVLVEASDRILPEVGPEMGVYTVRELRRRGIDVRLETRLESCENRVAVLSDGARFPTRTVVWTAGVKPHPILTASDLPKNERGRLACTSFLTVEGVEHAWAAGDAAAVPDITAAQPGRECAPNAQHAVRQAKVLADNLIAALRDEVLTEYAHKYVGSVASLGLHKGVAHIYGRKLKGYPAWLMHRTYHLSRVPTFNRKMRVLAEWTLSGLFKREIVSLGSLEHPRAEFELAAGGGPKEPPPNPAPNPPQDSQG; translated from the coding sequence ATGGTGAAGGCTGCTAACTCCCGAGGCACGGACCCCGGTACCCCGCCCCGCACCCGCATCCTGGTCGTCGGCGGCGGCTACGTCGGCATGTACACATCGCTCAGGCTCCAGAGAAAGCTGAGAGCCGACGAAGCCGAGGTCACGGTGGTCACCCCCGAGCCCTACATGACCTACCAGCCCTTCCTCCCCGAAGCAGCCGCGGGCTCGATCTCCCCCCGCCACGTCGTGGTCCCGCTCCGCCGGGTCCTCGGCAAGTGCCGCATCGTCATCGGCGAGGCCCAGCGCATCGACCACGCCAAACGGACGGCGACCGTCACCACCCTCGCCACCGAGGAGGAAGGCGCCGGCCCCGTCGAGATCGAGTACGACGAACTCGTGCTCGCCCCCGGCTCCATCTCCCGCACCCTCCCCATCCCGGGACTCGCCGACTACGCCATCGGATTCAAGACCGTGGAAGAGGCCATCGGCCTGCGCAACCACGTCATCGAACAGATGGACATCGCCTCCTCCACCCGCGACCCCGCCATCCGCGACGCCGCCCTCACCTTCGTCTTCGTCGGCGGCGGCTACGCGGGCGTCGAAGCCCTCGCCGAACTGGAGGACATGGCCCGCTACGCCGCGCGGTACTACCACAACGTCAAGGCCGAGGACATGAAGTGGGTCCTGGTCGAGGCCAGCGACCGGATCCTCCCCGAGGTCGGCCCCGAGATGGGCGTCTACACGGTCCGCGAACTGCGCCGCCGGGGCATCGACGTCCGCCTGGAGACCCGGCTCGAATCCTGCGAGAACCGCGTCGCCGTCCTCAGCGACGGCGCGCGCTTCCCCACCCGCACCGTCGTGTGGACCGCAGGAGTCAAACCGCACCCGATCCTGACCGCCTCCGACTTGCCGAAGAACGAGCGCGGCCGCCTGGCCTGCACATCCTTCCTCACCGTCGAGGGCGTCGAGCATGCCTGGGCCGCCGGCGACGCGGCGGCCGTCCCCGACATCACCGCGGCGCAGCCGGGCCGCGAATGCGCCCCCAACGCCCAGCACGCGGTCCGCCAGGCCAAGGTCCTCGCCGACAACCTCATCGCCGCCCTGCGCGACGAAGTCCTCACCGAGTACGCCCACAAGTACGTCGGCTCCGTCGCCTCCCTCGGCCTCCACAAGGGCGTCGCACACATCTACGGCCGCAAGCTCAAGGGCTACCCGGCCTGGCTCATGCACCGCACATACCACCTCAGCCGCGTCCCCACGTTCAACCGCAAGATGCGCGTTCTCGCCGAATGGACCCTCTCCGGTCTTTTCAAGCGGGAGATCGTCTCCCTAGGCTCACTCGAACACCCCAGGGCAGAATTCGAACTCGCCGCAGGAGGCGGCCCCAAGGAACCCCCGCCGAACCCCGCCCCCAACCCCCCGCAGGACAGCCAGGGCTGA
- a CDS encoding TetR/AcrR family transcriptional regulator, with protein MNISDFHGSATALSVETNGRGLAGGTTHGVGRSTPLRVDAQRNLEHVLRAAREVFGELGYGAPMEDVARRARVGVGTVYRRFPSKDVLVRRIAEEETARLTEQAKAALGQEEEPWQALSRFLRTSVASGAGRLLPPQVLRVGSAVEDGVEESGAARVPHQRQAVSASGAPELRVVGARPAIEDEPSDDSGAGALLEVVGRLVDRAREAGELRTDVTVADVLLVIATAAPALPDPAQQAAASTRLLDILLEGLRSRTV; from the coding sequence ATGAACATTTCCGATTTCCATGGTTCTGCGACCGCACTCTCGGTCGAGACCAACGGTCGCGGTCTCGCGGGCGGCACCACGCACGGCGTGGGGCGGTCCACGCCGCTGCGCGTCGACGCCCAGCGCAATCTGGAGCACGTCCTGCGCGCGGCCCGCGAGGTCTTCGGCGAACTGGGATACGGGGCCCCGATGGAAGACGTGGCGCGACGCGCGCGCGTCGGCGTCGGCACGGTGTACCGGCGCTTCCCGAGCAAGGACGTCCTGGTCCGCCGAATAGCGGAGGAAGAGACCGCCCGGCTGACCGAGCAGGCCAAGGCCGCGCTGGGCCAGGAGGAGGAGCCGTGGCAGGCGCTGTCGCGCTTCCTGCGCACCTCCGTGGCCTCGGGTGCCGGGCGGCTGCTGCCTCCGCAGGTGCTCCGGGTGGGCTCGGCGGTCGAGGACGGCGTCGAGGAGTCCGGGGCGGCGCGGGTTCCGCACCAGCGCCAGGCCGTCTCGGCGAGCGGGGCTCCCGAGCTGCGCGTCGTGGGCGCCCGTCCGGCGATCGAGGACGAGCCGTCGGACGACTCGGGTGCCGGTGCGCTGCTGGAGGTCGTCGGCCGGCTGGTGGACCGTGCCCGGGAGGCCGGTGAGCTGCGGACCGACGTCACGGTGGCCGATGTGCTGCTCGTGATCGCCACCGCGGCGCCCGCGCTGCCCGACCCGGCGCAGCAGGCGGCGGCTTCGACCCGGCTGCTCGACATCCTGCTCGAAGGGCTGCGGTCCCGCACGGTGTGA
- a CDS encoding sigma-70 family RNA polymerase sigma factor, whose translation MSVDGREGPLGGTGGEAETDSLPARQVPAQREPRGRHRASAGTGAELPPSDGDLIARMRGGDDGAYEELFRRHADSVRRYARSCCRDAHTADDLTAEVFARTLQAVRGGAGPDQSVRAYLLTTVRRVAAAWTKTARREHLVEDFAVFAERAATGTEGGAGLSRLSGLSGDDTLELGADVRAMHEAEQSLAMQAFRSLPERWQAVLWHTTVEEASPSAIAPLFGLSANATAVLASRAREGLKQAYLQAHVSSALSAGGDCARYADRLGAYARGGLRMRAERGLRGHLEECAKCRLAAGELRDVNAGIPALLPVAVIGWFAAGYAAKAAGVVAGGAVAAGGAGVAAAAVGGSTAGAGAAGAGTAGAGAAGGAAGAGAAGGAGAAGGAAGGAGTGSGVGGAVAAEGLGLSAKAAIAAGIAVAAAAGVVFALSGDDTAPQAQAKPVPGVAAPVVPDAPASPAPPEPEPSPPGAEPPPARGSVPPPSPAPATPATPAAPAPARPSPSPSPSPSEEKPSPTPAPSRTSAKPTPAPVPPPTPPQGFQLARLGQSAYGDHSGPELQTWRSSWVWQRWGLEVGDRRFGQGITVNSRSSVEITLNRQCTAFSARAGVDGLSLLTDGTVRFSVYADGQRLWRSGALGYEDPAAAVDVPLAGRKTLRLVVEQAGQGSLPSLASWADAVISCR comes from the coding sequence ATGAGCGTTGACGGGCGGGAAGGGCCACTCGGTGGTACCGGTGGCGAGGCCGAAACGGACAGCCTGCCCGCACGCCAGGTACCCGCCCAGCGCGAACCGCGGGGCCGGCACCGCGCCTCGGCCGGCACCGGAGCCGAACTTCCCCCGTCCGACGGGGACCTGATCGCCCGGATGCGGGGTGGCGACGACGGCGCGTACGAGGAACTGTTCCGTCGGCACGCCGATTCCGTACGCCGCTACGCGCGGTCCTGCTGCCGGGACGCGCACACTGCCGACGACCTGACCGCCGAGGTGTTCGCGCGGACGCTGCAGGCGGTACGGGGCGGAGCCGGGCCGGACCAATCGGTACGGGCCTACCTGCTGACCACCGTGCGCAGGGTCGCCGCGGCCTGGACGAAGACCGCGAGGCGGGAGCATCTCGTCGAGGACTTCGCCGTCTTCGCCGAGCGGGCGGCTACAGGTACGGAGGGCGGGGCCGGGCTGTCCCGCCTGTCGGGCCTGTCCGGGGACGACACCCTCGAACTGGGCGCGGACGTCCGGGCGATGCACGAGGCCGAGCAGTCCCTCGCCATGCAGGCCTTCCGGAGTCTGCCCGAGCGGTGGCAGGCCGTGCTGTGGCACACCACCGTGGAGGAGGCCTCGCCGAGCGCGATCGCGCCGCTGTTCGGGCTGAGCGCCAACGCGACGGCGGTGCTGGCCAGTCGCGCCCGTGAGGGGCTCAAGCAGGCTTATCTGCAGGCCCATGTGAGTTCGGCGCTGAGTGCGGGCGGCGACTGCGCACGGTACGCGGACCGGCTGGGCGCCTACGCGCGCGGCGGGCTGCGGATGCGGGCGGAGCGGGGGCTGCGGGGGCACCTGGAGGAGTGCGCGAAGTGCCGGCTGGCCGCCGGGGAGCTCCGGGACGTCAACGCGGGCATTCCCGCGCTGCTTCCGGTCGCCGTCATCGGGTGGTTCGCCGCCGGGTACGCGGCCAAGGCCGCGGGGGTGGTGGCCGGTGGTGCCGTCGCCGCGGGTGGAGCCGGGGTCGCCGCGGCCGCCGTCGGCGGGTCGACCGCGGGGGCCGGGGCTGCCGGGGCCGGGACTGCGGGCGCCGGGGCTGCCGGTGGGGCCGCTGGGGCGGGCGCTGCCGGTGGTGCGGGGGCCGCGGGCGGGGCTGCCGGTGGGGCCGGTACGGGGTCCGGGGTCGGCGGCGCCGTGGCCGCCGAGGGGCTGGGGCTGTCGGCCAAGGCCGCCATCGCCGCCGGGATCGCGGTCGCCGCGGCCGCCGGTGTGGTGTTCGCACTGTCCGGGGACGACACCGCACCGCAAGCCCAGGCGAAGCCCGTGCCGGGCGTGGCGGCTCCGGTGGTGCCCGACGCGCCCGCCTCGCCCGCTCCGCCCGAGCCGGAGCCGAGCCCGCCCGGGGCGGAGCCGCCGCCCGCGCGGGGCTCCGTACCTCCGCCGAGTCCGGCGCCCGCCACGCCCGCCACGCCTGCCGCGCCCGCGCCCGCTCGGCCCTCGCCGTCGCCGTCTCCCTCGCCCAGCGAGGAGAAGCCCTCGCCGACCCCGGCTCCGAGCCGGACCTCGGCGAAGCCCACCCCCGCACCGGTGCCTCCGCCGACGCCGCCGCAGGGGTTCCAGCTGGCCCGGCTCGGCCAGTCGGCGTACGGGGACCACAGCGGCCCGGAGCTCCAGACCTGGCGCAGCAGCTGGGTGTGGCAGCGCTGGGGCCTGGAGGTGGGCGACCGGCGGTTCGGGCAGGGGATCACCGTGAACTCCCGTTCGTCCGTGGAGATCACCCTCAACCGGCAGTGCACGGCCTTCTCGGCGCGGGCCGGGGTGGACGGGCTGTCGCTGCTCACCGACGGCACGGTGCGGTTCTCCGTGTACGCCGACGGGCAGCGGCTGTGGCGGTCGGGCGCGCTCGGCTACGAGGACCCTGCCGCCGCCGTCGACGTCCCGCTGGCCGGGCGCAAGACGCTGCGGCTGGTGGTGGAGCAGGCCGGCCAGGGCAGTCTGCCGTCCCTGGCGAGCTGGGCCGACGCCGTGATCAGCTGCCGGTGA